A section of the Polynucleobacter sp. AP-Sving-400A-A2 genome encodes:
- the guaA gene encoding glutamine-hydrolyzing GMP synthase encodes MHDKILILDFGSQVTQLIARRVRDARVYSEIHPYDCDPEFIRRFIQEQGGKGIILSGGPSSVTEEGSPRAPQIVFELGVPVLGICYGMQTMASQLGGAVASAESLGKAREFGYSEVRAHGHTNLLKGIQDFSTSEGHGILKVWMSHGDSVTTMPPAFKLMASTDSCPIAGMADEERRFYTFQFHPEVTHTLQGEAILGRFVHEICQCKPDWVMGDYISEAVDHIRKQVGDEEVILGLSGGVDSSVAAALIHRAIGEQLTCVFVDHGLLRLNEGDMVMEMFARNLGVKVIRVDAKQKFMSELAGVADPEAKRKIIGKEFVEIFQAESGKIANAKWLAQGTIYPDVIESAGKGKKGAHTIKSHHNVGGLPEDMHLKLLEPLRELFKDEVRELGVALGLPREMVYRHPFPGPGLGVRILGEVKSEFADLLQRADAIFIEELRNTIDEASQKSWYDLTSQAFAVFLPVKSVGVMGDGRTYEYVVALRAVQTQDFMTAHWAHLPHDLLGKVSNRIINEVRGINRVVYDISGKPPATIEWE; translated from the coding sequence GTGCACGACAAAATACTGATTCTTGACTTTGGTTCACAAGTCACCCAATTGATTGCCCGACGTGTGCGTGATGCGCGCGTCTATTCTGAAATTCATCCCTACGATTGCGATCCAGAATTCATTCGTAGGTTCATTCAAGAGCAGGGTGGCAAAGGGATCATTCTTTCAGGTGGACCTAGCTCTGTAACGGAAGAGGGTAGTCCTCGTGCACCGCAAATCGTTTTTGAACTCGGCGTTCCTGTTTTAGGTATTTGCTACGGTATGCAAACCATGGCAAGCCAATTGGGTGGCGCAGTTGCTTCCGCTGAATCTCTTGGTAAAGCCCGTGAGTTTGGTTATTCAGAAGTACGTGCCCATGGCCATACCAATTTGTTAAAAGGTATTCAGGACTTTTCTACCAGTGAAGGTCACGGCATTCTGAAGGTATGGATGAGTCACGGTGACTCTGTAACAACAATGCCACCAGCTTTTAAGCTCATGGCTTCAACCGATTCCTGCCCTATCGCTGGTATGGCTGATGAAGAGCGTCGTTTCTATACATTCCAATTCCATCCTGAAGTAACTCATACCTTGCAAGGTGAAGCTATCTTAGGCCGCTTTGTACACGAGATCTGTCAGTGCAAACCAGATTGGGTCATGGGTGACTACATCAGCGAAGCGGTTGACCATATTCGCAAGCAAGTTGGTGACGAAGAAGTGATTCTCGGTTTATCCGGGGGTGTTGACTCTAGCGTGGCAGCAGCCTTAATACATCGCGCCATTGGTGAGCAACTCACTTGTGTGTTTGTTGATCACGGCCTACTTCGCTTGAACGAAGGCGACATGGTGATGGAAATGTTTGCTCGAAACCTTGGCGTTAAGGTGATTCGAGTGGACGCCAAACAAAAGTTTATGTCTGAGCTTGCGGGTGTTGCAGATCCTGAAGCCAAGCGCAAGATCATCGGTAAAGAATTCGTAGAGATTTTCCAGGCTGAGTCCGGCAAGATTGCCAATGCTAAGTGGCTCGCTCAAGGAACTATTTATCCAGATGTAATTGAGTCTGCCGGTAAAGGCAAGAAGGGCGCGCATACGATTAAGAGCCATCACAACGTAGGTGGCTTACCTGAAGATATGCATCTCAAGCTGCTTGAGCCATTACGTGAATTGTTTAAAGATGAAGTGCGTGAACTCGGCGTTGCTTTAGGTTTACCACGTGAGATGGTCTATCGCCATCCGTTCCCAGGACCTGGTCTTGGTGTGCGTATCTTAGGTGAAGTAAAATCGGAATTTGCTGACTTACTTCAACGTGCTGACGCCATCTTCATTGAAGAATTGCGTAATACGATTGATGAAGCAAGCCAAAAATCTTGGTATGACCTCACTAGCCAAGCCTTTGCTGTGTTCTTGCCAGTAAAGTCTGTGGGCGTCATGGGTGATGGTAGAACCTATGAATACGTCGTTGCACTCAGAGCAGTACAAACACAAGACTTCATGACTGCACACTGGGCACACTTGCCACACGATCTGCTGGGCAAAGTATCAAACCGCATCATCAATGAAGTTCGTGGCATTAATCGCGTGGTCTATGACATCAGCGGAAAGCCGCCAGCAACCATTGAGTGGGAATAG
- the guaB gene encoding IMP dehydrogenase: MRLIQKALTFDDVLLVPAYSSVLPRDASLASKLTREISLNTPLVSAAMDTVTEGRLAIAMASEGGIGIVHKNLKPTEQAREVAKVKRYESGILRDPITVDPHATLRQVIQLSREHGFSGFPVLTGKEVVGIITNRDLRFEEDLDAPVKSKMTPRERLITVKEGCSLEEAKRLMSQHRLERVLVVNDNFELRGLITVKDILKATEHPNACKDSEGKLRVGAAVGVGPDNDERIELLVRAGVDVIVVDTAHGHSQGVLDRVKWVKKNYPHVQVIGGNIATGEAAKALADHGADGVKVGIGPGSICTTRIVAGVGVPQISAIVNVAAALKGTGIPLIADGGVRYSGDVAKALAAGASSVMMGGMFAGTEEAPGEVFLYQGRSYKSYRGMGSLGAMADGSADRYFQSDISAANAEKLVPEGIEGQVPYKGSVLAILHQLTGGIRSSMGYLGCKTIDELHEKANFVEITSAGVRESHVHDVKITKEAPNYHID; the protein is encoded by the coding sequence ATGCGACTCATTCAAAAAGCACTCACTTTTGACGATGTGCTCCTCGTACCGGCTTATTCTTCGGTACTCCCTCGAGATGCCAGCTTGGCAAGTAAGTTAACTCGAGAAATTTCACTCAATACTCCATTGGTGTCCGCAGCTATGGATACCGTTACTGAAGGTCGCTTGGCAATTGCTATGGCCAGTGAGGGTGGTATTGGAATTGTCCACAAAAATCTCAAACCTACTGAACAGGCTAGGGAGGTGGCTAAAGTTAAACGTTACGAATCTGGCATTTTGCGCGATCCTATTACGGTGGATCCACATGCCACGCTTCGCCAAGTCATTCAACTTTCTCGTGAGCATGGTTTCTCCGGATTTCCAGTGCTCACTGGCAAAGAGGTGGTGGGCATCATTACCAACCGCGACTTGCGCTTTGAAGAAGACTTAGATGCGCCCGTCAAATCCAAGATGACTCCCCGTGAGCGCTTGATTACAGTTAAAGAAGGTTGCTCGCTAGAAGAGGCGAAGCGCTTGATGAGTCAGCATCGCTTAGAGCGCGTACTAGTAGTCAACGATAATTTTGAACTGCGCGGCCTTATCACTGTTAAAGATATCTTGAAGGCTACCGAGCATCCAAATGCTTGTAAAGATAGCGAAGGTAAATTGCGCGTTGGCGCTGCAGTCGGTGTTGGTCCTGATAATGATGAACGTATTGAGCTTTTAGTTCGTGCAGGCGTCGATGTGATTGTGGTGGATACCGCACACGGTCATAGCCAAGGTGTCTTAGATCGTGTGAAGTGGGTTAAGAAAAATTACCCTCACGTACAAGTGATTGGTGGAAACATTGCCACAGGCGAAGCTGCTAAAGCATTAGCTGATCATGGTGCTGATGGCGTGAAGGTCGGCATTGGCCCAGGCTCTATTTGCACCACCCGGATTGTTGCAGGTGTTGGTGTGCCTCAGATTAGCGCCATCGTCAATGTGGCTGCTGCCCTCAAAGGTACAGGCATTCCTCTCATTGCTGATGGTGGTGTGCGTTACTCAGGTGACGTTGCAAAAGCCTTAGCTGCTGGTGCAAGCTCAGTGATGATGGGGGGTATGTTTGCTGGTACTGAAGAAGCTCCTGGTGAAGTGTTCCTCTATCAAGGGCGTTCATACAAAAGCTATCGCGGCATGGGCTCTTTGGGCGCGATGGCGGATGGCTCTGCGGATCGCTATTTCCAAAGCGATATCAGTGCGGCGAATGCTGAGAAGCTAGTGCCAGAAGGTATTGAAGGTCAAGTACCTTACAAAGGTAGCGTACTGGCTATCTTGCATCAATTGACTGGTGGTATTCGTTCTTCAATGGGCTATTTAGGTTGCAAGACGATTGATGAGCTTCATGAGAAAGCGAATTTTGTGGAAATCACTTCAGCGGGTGTACGCGAGTCACACGTTCATGATGTGAAGATCACCAAGGAAGCACCGAATTACCATATTGATTAA
- a CDS encoding RnfH family protein has translation MASQSMEIWICDARLGEPRLNPFTLHLLPAEAPTVGLALMKAGITQGPHDPVLARKGCFGVFGKRKDWDSPIYDGDRLELYSALLVDPKAVRRKKANQNQDAKFQAAAAKRKARRL, from the coding sequence ATGGCTAGTCAGTCCATGGAAATTTGGATTTGTGATGCCCGCTTAGGTGAGCCTCGTTTAAACCCTTTCACACTGCACTTGTTGCCTGCCGAGGCCCCAACTGTAGGACTTGCCCTGATGAAAGCGGGAATCACGCAAGGTCCTCATGATCCCGTCTTAGCCAGAAAAGGCTGTTTTGGCGTCTTTGGCAAGCGTAAGGATTGGGACAGCCCTATTTACGATGGTGACCGCTTAGAGCTCTATTCTGCGCTCCTGGTTGACCCCAAGGCCGTCCGGCGCAAGAAGGCCAATCAGAACCAAGATGCCAAATTCCAGGCTGCCGCAGCTAAAAGAAAGGCGAGGAGGCTATAA
- a CDS encoding type II toxin-antitoxin system RatA family toxin, with product MADVNKTVLIGQSADRMYGLVTDVARYPEFLPWCGGVEIFEQSEIVLDAKINIHFKGINQYFHTRNANRRPESIDMVFVDGPFKHFSGQWNFIPLKEDACKVEFKLHWEFKSVILDKIIGPVFGHIAGTFVDCFVKRAEDLYG from the coding sequence ATGGCAGACGTCAACAAGACCGTTTTAATTGGCCAATCCGCAGACCGCATGTATGGTTTGGTAACTGACGTTGCCCGCTACCCAGAGTTCTTGCCCTGGTGCGGCGGCGTGGAAATTTTTGAGCAATCTGAGATTGTTTTGGACGCCAAAATCAATATCCACTTTAAGGGTATTAATCAGTATTTTCATACTCGAAACGCCAATCGTCGCCCCGAAAGCATTGATATGGTCTTTGTGGATGGCCCATTCAAGCATTTTTCCGGGCAGTGGAACTTCATTCCCCTCAAAGAAGATGCCTGCAAGGTGGAATTTAAGCTTCACTGGGAGTTTAAGAGCGTCATCCTAGATAAGATCATTGGCCCAGTCTTTGGGCATATTGCAGGCACCTTTGTGGATTGTTTCGTCAAGCGAGCTGAAGACCTCTATGGCTAG
- the smpB gene encoding SsrA-binding protein SmpB yields MSIVDNKKAFFDYFIEERFEAGLVLEGWEVKAIRAGRVHVKEAYVVIRQAELFLIGCHITPLLSASTHIVPDSTRTRKLLLNAIEIKKLIGKVEQKGYTLVPLNLHFSKGNVKCEIGLARGKKQHDKRAATKEREWEVQKGRIARGDLNA; encoded by the coding sequence ATGAGTATCGTCGATAACAAAAAAGCCTTCTTCGATTATTTTATCGAAGAACGGTTCGAGGCAGGGCTGGTTCTGGAAGGCTGGGAAGTTAAAGCCATCCGCGCCGGTCGCGTGCACGTCAAAGAAGCGTATGTTGTCATCCGTCAGGCGGAGCTGTTTCTGATCGGCTGCCACATCACCCCCCTGCTTTCGGCCTCTACCCACATAGTCCCCGATAGCACCCGTACCCGCAAACTCCTCCTCAATGCCATTGAGATTAAAAAACTGATTGGCAAAGTGGAGCAAAAGGGCTATACCCTCGTCCCTTTGAACCTGCATTTCTCCAAAGGGAATGTGAAGTGCGAGATCGGACTAGCCCGCGGCAAGAAACAACATGACAAACGTGCCGCCACCAAAGAGCGTGAATGGGAAGTTCAAAAGGGTCGGATTGCTCGGGGCGACCTCAACGCTTGA
- the ppsA gene encoding phosphoenolpyruvate synthase, producing MSNQQQQSNDVANAYVLPFEQLRMTDVESVGGKNASLGEMISQLSSTGVRVPTGFATTSLAFRDFLEHNNLTERIQKRLENLNIDDVRALAEAGKEIRGWIETAPFQARLDEEVRTAFKTLDDSGKGSFAVRSSATAEDLPDASFAGQQETFLNVEGIDDVLKKIREVFASLYNDRAISYRVHKGFAHSEVALSAGIQRMVRSDLGAAGVMFTLDTESGFEDVVFITSSYGLGETVVQGAVNPDEFYVFKTTLAKDKKAIIRRSLGSKLIQMQFAPAGSAEKVMTVDVVPEKRNRFSLEDADITELAKYAVIIEKHYGRPMDIEWGKDGQDGRIYILQARPETVKSQAAGQVEMRYKLKGSSKVLAKGRAIGQKIGAGPVRIIRDPSEMDRVQPGDVLVADMTDPNWEPVMKRASAIVTNRGGRTCHAAIIARELGVPAVVGCGDATEHLQDGMMVTVSCAEGDEGHIYDGLIETEVTEVSRGVLPEIPVKITMNIGNPQLAFDFCQIPNAGVGLARLEFIINNYIGVHPRAVLEYPNIDPDLKRAVESVARGYASPRQFYEDKLVEGVATIAAAFYPKPVIVRLSDFKSNEYKKLIGGSRYEPDEENPMLGFRGASRYVSADFGEAFALECAAMKRVREDMGLDNVEIMVPFVRTVKQAERVIDMMAKLGLKRGENGLRLIMMCEIPSNAILADQFLEHFDGFSIGSNDMTQLTLGLDRDSGMELLAIDFDERDPAVEFMIARSIEACLKQNKYVGICGQGPSDHPDFARWLVAKGITSISLNPDSVVATWEMLGKKEA from the coding sequence ATGTCCAACCAACAGCAACAAAGTAACGATGTAGCAAATGCCTATGTTCTGCCTTTTGAGCAACTCCGCATGACCGATGTTGAGTCAGTCGGCGGTAAAAATGCCTCACTTGGCGAGATGATTTCTCAGCTGTCCTCCACGGGTGTTCGTGTGCCTACTGGATTTGCCACTACCTCATTGGCATTTCGTGATTTCTTAGAGCACAACAACTTAACTGAGCGCATTCAGAAGCGCTTAGAAAATCTCAATATTGATGATGTGCGTGCGCTAGCCGAGGCCGGAAAAGAAATCCGCGGCTGGATTGAGACTGCCCCATTTCAGGCGCGTCTGGATGAAGAGGTTCGTACCGCATTCAAAACATTAGATGACTCTGGTAAAGGCTCCTTTGCAGTGCGCTCTTCTGCGACCGCAGAAGACTTGCCTGATGCTTCGTTTGCCGGACAGCAAGAAACTTTCTTGAACGTTGAAGGCATTGATGATGTTCTCAAGAAGATTCGTGAAGTATTTGCCTCCTTATATAACGACCGTGCGATTTCTTATCGCGTTCACAAGGGTTTTGCCCACTCTGAAGTAGCCTTGTCTGCCGGTATTCAGCGTATGGTGCGCTCTGACCTGGGTGCAGCTGGCGTGATGTTTACTTTAGATACAGAGTCAGGCTTCGAAGATGTGGTCTTTATCACTTCTAGCTATGGCTTAGGCGAGACAGTAGTGCAGGGTGCAGTGAACCCAGATGAGTTCTATGTGTTCAAAACTACCTTGGCAAAAGATAAGAAGGCGATTATTCGTCGCTCTTTAGGTTCCAAATTGATCCAGATGCAATTTGCCCCAGCAGGCTCTGCTGAGAAGGTGATGACTGTGGATGTTGTTCCAGAAAAGCGTAATCGTTTTTCATTGGAAGATGCTGACATTACTGAATTAGCAAAATACGCGGTCATTATTGAAAAGCACTATGGCCGTCCAATGGACATCGAGTGGGGTAAGGATGGTCAAGATGGCCGTATTTATATCCTGCAAGCTCGCCCAGAGACAGTGAAGAGCCAAGCTGCAGGTCAAGTGGAGATGCGCTACAAGTTAAAAGGTAGCTCCAAAGTGTTAGCCAAGGGTCGTGCAATTGGTCAAAAGATTGGCGCAGGCCCGGTTCGTATTATTCGTGACCCAAGCGAGATGGATCGTGTGCAGCCAGGCGATGTATTGGTTGCCGATATGACTGATCCTAACTGGGAGCCAGTGATGAAGCGTGCTTCTGCGATCGTCACTAATCGTGGCGGTCGTACTTGTCACGCAGCGATTATTGCTCGCGAGTTAGGTGTTCCTGCGGTAGTAGGTTGTGGTGATGCGACTGAGCATTTACAAGACGGCATGATGGTTACCGTGTCTTGTGCAGAGGGTGACGAAGGTCATATTTATGATGGCTTGATTGAAACTGAAGTGACTGAAGTTTCTCGTGGTGTATTACCAGAGATCCCAGTCAAGATCACCATGAATATCGGTAATCCTCAGTTAGCTTTTGACTTCTGCCAAATCCCAAATGCCGGTGTTGGTTTGGCCCGCCTCGAGTTCATCATCAATAACTACATTGGTGTGCACCCACGCGCTGTATTGGAATACCCAAACATTGATCCCGATCTCAAGCGCGCTGTCGAGAGCGTTGCTCGTGGCTATGCAAGCCCACGTCAGTTTTATGAGGATAAATTGGTTGAAGGTGTAGCAACGATTGCCGCAGCTTTTTATCCAAAACCCGTGATCGTGCGTTTGTCTGACTTTAAGTCAAATGAGTATAAGAAGCTTATCGGTGGTTCACGCTATGAGCCGGACGAAGAGAATCCAATGCTCGGTTTTCGTGGCGCATCCCGCTATGTATCGGCTGATTTTGGTGAAGCCTTTGCTTTAGAGTGCGCCGCAATGAAGCGTGTTCGTGAGGATATGGGTCTGGATAACGTTGAGATCATGGTGCCCTTTGTTCGCACCGTTAAGCAGGCTGAGCGTGTTATCGACATGATGGCTAAGTTAGGTCTCAAGCGTGGTGAGAATGGCTTGCGCCTGATCATGATGTGCGAGATTCCTTCGAATGCAATCTTGGCGGATCAATTCCTCGAGCATTTCGATGGATTCTCAATCGGTTCAAACGATATGACTCAGTTAACTTTGGGCTTAGATCGTGATTCCGGTATGGAATTGCTGGCAATTGACTTTGATGAGCGCGACCCCGCAGTAGAGTTCATGATTGCCCGCTCTATTGAAGCTTGCCTTAAGCAAAACAAATATGTTGGTATTTGCGGCCAAGGTCCATCAGACCACCCAGACTTTGCGCGCTGGTTAGTTGCTAAGGGTATTACTTCGATCTCTCTCAATCCGGATAGCGTAGTAGCTACCTGGGAAATGTTGGGCAAGAAGGAAGCTTAA
- a CDS encoding pyruvate, water dikinase regulatory protein — MSTQTRIVFIVSDGTGITAENFSQSILAQFEATFKHIRVPFVDSPDKAHDAVSSINQAASKYEVQPIVFTTLVNPELNAIVSKANGLILDMFQTFVAPLEQALGVKSTHAMNRLHHNADTEAYKNRIEAINYSLAHDYGQSNKNLAEADVILVGISRVGKTPTSLYLAMQYGMKAANYPLIPEDFERGQLPKDLIPFRSKIFGLMIDAERLSEIRNERRPGSNYAKLENCRYEINEATAMMKKESIPWVATTSKSIEEIATTVLQSMKSDKTILG, encoded by the coding sequence ATGTCTACCCAAACGCGTATTGTTTTTATTGTTTCTGATGGCACCGGCATTACTGCCGAGAACTTCAGCCAATCAATTTTGGCCCAATTTGAGGCCACTTTTAAGCATATTCGGGTACCTTTTGTAGATAGTCCTGACAAAGCCCACGATGCGGTCTCTAGCATCAATCAGGCAGCCTCTAAATATGAGGTCCAGCCGATTGTTTTCACTACTTTAGTGAATCCCGAACTGAACGCCATTGTCAGCAAAGCCAATGGTCTGATTTTGGATATGTTCCAAACTTTTGTGGCACCTTTGGAGCAGGCTCTCGGGGTTAAATCAACCCATGCGATGAACCGCCTGCACCACAATGCGGATACTGAGGCCTACAAAAATCGGATCGAGGCCATTAACTACTCTTTGGCCCATGATTATGGTCAATCTAATAAAAACCTAGCCGAGGCTGACGTCATTCTGGTTGGCATTTCCCGGGTTGGTAAAACACCAACTAGTCTTTACTTAGCAATGCAATATGGCATGAAAGCAGCAAACTACCCTCTTATTCCAGAAGACTTCGAACGTGGGCAACTACCTAAAGATTTAATCCCGTTTCGCAGTAAGATCTTTGGCTTGATGATTGATGCCGAGCGTTTGTCAGAGATTCGTAATGAGCGGCGCCCTGGCAGTAATTACGCTAAGTTAGAAAACTGCCGCTATGAAATTAATGAAGCCACCGCCATGATGAAAAAAGAATCTATTCCTTGGGTGGCTACAACCAGCAAATCAATTGAAGAGATTGCCACTACTGTCTTGCAATCTATGAAGTCGGATAAAACAATTCTGGGCTAA
- a CDS encoding RNA methyltransferase: MEFISSKDNSLFREIRQLQATGPKGQKARFACGQALLEGIHLVQTWVGNPALKTLITSELGLQNPEIAQAVYDHVEICPETRVYQLDKGLWDLLSDLVNAPQIAGLLDLPQSALNPQKSVATLEGDVIILDRIQDAGNVGSILRTAAAAGFTQVVALSGCAHLWSSKVLRAGMGAHRLLDLYEGWSSQQVLSAVTAPLLAATANGELDLYNMPKVLIHPVAWVMGSEGQGVSEDLMAQAKGVSIPIDPRVESLNVSTAAAICLFETVRIRRN, from the coding sequence ATGGAATTTATCAGTTCAAAAGACAACTCCTTGTTTAGGGAGATTCGTCAATTACAAGCTACTGGTCCCAAAGGACAAAAGGCGAGATTTGCTTGTGGTCAGGCTTTGCTTGAAGGAATTCATTTAGTGCAGACCTGGGTGGGTAATCCGGCACTCAAGACATTGATTACCTCCGAGTTGGGTTTACAAAATCCTGAAATTGCTCAAGCCGTTTATGACCATGTAGAAATCTGTCCCGAGACTCGCGTCTATCAATTAGATAAGGGTTTATGGGACTTACTTAGTGATCTGGTCAATGCGCCGCAGATTGCAGGCCTGCTAGACCTTCCACAATCCGCATTAAACCCGCAAAAGTCAGTTGCTACGCTTGAAGGCGATGTCATTATTTTGGATCGCATTCAGGATGCAGGTAATGTGGGCTCTATCTTGCGCACTGCCGCGGCAGCAGGTTTTACTCAAGTAGTTGCACTATCAGGTTGTGCCCACCTATGGTCAAGCAAAGTATTACGCGCTGGTATGGGCGCTCATCGCTTGCTCGATCTTTATGAGGGCTGGTCATCTCAGCAAGTACTGAGTGCAGTCACTGCGCCTTTGCTCGCTGCTACTGCTAATGGCGAGCTCGATCTCTACAACATGCCCAAGGTATTGATTCATCCTGTTGCCTGGGTAATGGGAAGTGAAGGACAGGGCGTTTCTGAAGATCTGATGGCTCAAGCCAAAGGTGTATCAATCCCGATTGATCCCAGAGTTGAATCGCTTAATGTATCTACTGCTGCGGCAATCTGTCTATTTGAAACCGTGAGAATTCGTCGCAACTAA
- the rnhB gene encoding ribonuclease HII: MSLIWVCGVDEAGRGPLAGAVVAGAVVLDPDNPISGLKDSKKLSAARREFLFEQIQLKAKAWGIGEASPVEIDEINILQATMLAMRRAIEDLTTRLGGWPDKALIDGNRCPELPIAAEAIVKGDTKEPAISAASILAKVIRDRQMMVLHELHPQYGFAQHMGYPTEAHFAALKAFGACEQHRRSFSPVRNVLALHSR, translated from the coding sequence GTGAGCCTGATTTGGGTATGTGGTGTTGATGAAGCGGGGCGTGGCCCATTAGCGGGAGCAGTTGTCGCTGGTGCTGTCGTACTCGATCCTGATAATCCCATTAGCGGATTAAAAGATTCTAAGAAGCTATCGGCCGCAAGACGTGAGTTTTTGTTTGAGCAAATTCAGCTTAAGGCTAAAGCCTGGGGTATTGGGGAGGCGAGCCCAGTCGAGATTGATGAGATCAATATTTTGCAAGCGACGATGTTGGCAATGCGCCGTGCAATTGAAGATCTCACTACCCGTCTAGGTGGCTGGCCAGATAAGGCCTTGATTGATGGCAATCGCTGTCCTGAGCTTCCCATAGCAGCCGAGGCTATTGTGAAGGGTGATACTAAAGAGCCAGCAATTTCAGCGGCATCGATTTTGGCTAAGGTGATACGCGATCGTCAAATGATGGTCTTACATGAACTGCATCCCCAGTATGGCTTTGCTCAGCACATGGGGTACCCAACTGAAGCGCATTTCGCAGCACTAAAGGCATTTGGTGCGTGCGAGCAACATCGCCGTAGTTTTTCTCCGGTCCGTAATGTATTAGCACTGCATAGTCGATAA
- the lpxB gene encoding lipid-A-disaccharide synthase: protein MSKLACVVGEPSGDLLAAPVLSALKQIPNTSNLEVYGIGGPRMQAEGLRSDWPMETLSVRGYVEAIKQLPAILKLRKELIANFTGEGRPDVYLGIDAPDFNLGVELALRKAGIPTLHFVSPSIWAWRAGRITKIKQAVERMLCIFPFETEIYERAGISATYVGHPLASEIPLEPNPISAKHRIEEILNLPANTLDGIVISVLPGSRGSEIELIAPVFFETMAELAKRMPGQLLHFVIPVATPRLREPLEVLLKSTLEKNPDLKIYLIDGEADVVLEAADVVLIASGTATLQAALWKKPMVISYKVPWLTAQIMKRQGYLPYVGLPNILCGEFVVPELLQDDATPMKLADALLAWLNNPSKVTQLKTRFAEMHETLRRPTGLLVAQALAQTITAVRNRVIV, encoded by the coding sequence GTGTCTAAACTTGCTTGTGTTGTCGGAGAGCCTTCGGGTGACCTGCTGGCAGCGCCAGTATTGAGTGCACTAAAGCAGATCCCCAACACCTCAAATTTAGAGGTCTACGGTATTGGTGGTCCTCGTATGCAGGCAGAGGGCCTGCGCTCAGATTGGCCAATGGAGACATTAAGTGTCCGTGGTTACGTAGAGGCAATTAAACAGTTACCCGCTATTCTGAAACTGCGTAAAGAGTTGATTGCCAATTTCACTGGCGAAGGTCGCCCCGATGTCTATCTAGGGATTGATGCACCAGATTTCAATTTAGGCGTCGAGTTAGCTTTGCGTAAAGCAGGTATTCCAACTTTGCATTTTGTTTCTCCATCCATTTGGGCCTGGAGAGCAGGGCGCATTACGAAGATCAAGCAAGCAGTTGAACGCATGCTCTGTATTTTTCCCTTTGAAACTGAGATCTATGAGCGTGCTGGCATCAGCGCAACTTATGTTGGGCATCCACTAGCGAGCGAGATTCCCCTGGAGCCCAATCCAATAAGCGCTAAGCACAGAATAGAAGAAATCCTAAACCTGCCAGCCAATACGTTAGATGGAATTGTGATTTCCGTTCTACCTGGTAGTCGCGGTTCTGAGATTGAACTGATTGCACCAGTCTTTTTTGAAACCATGGCCGAGCTTGCAAAGCGCATGCCAGGACAGCTTCTGCATTTTGTAATCCCGGTGGCAACACCACGCCTGCGTGAGCCGCTAGAGGTATTACTCAAAAGTACCCTCGAGAAAAATCCTGATCTCAAAATTTATCTGATTGATGGCGAGGCTGATGTAGTGCTTGAGGCCGCTGATGTTGTGCTGATTGCTAGTGGGACAGCGACATTACAGGCGGCGCTCTGGAAAAAGCCGATGGTGATTTCTTATAAGGTGCCTTGGTTGACAGCACAGATCATGAAACGGCAGGGCTATCTACCGTATGTTGGTTTACCTAATATTCTCTGTGGAGAGTTTGTTGTCCCAGAGCTTTTGCAGGATGATGCAACTCCAATGAAGTTGGCCGATGCCTTGCTAGCTTGGTTAAACAACCCCAGTAAAGTTACTCAACTCAAAACCCGTTTTGCAGAAATGCATGAGACCTTGCGCAGACCCACTGGTTTATTAGTGGCACAGGCCCTAGCGCAAACTATTACCGCCGTAAGAAATCGGGTTATTGTGTGA